Within Salmo trutta chromosome 30, fSalTru1.1, whole genome shotgun sequence, the genomic segment ACGATAATTTAGTAATTGATACCATAACTAGTTGCCAGTTGTGATGTCTTTGACTAGCACAACATGTACCCGATACTAGCGAACCGTTATCTTCCGGTTTGCCTCTCTATCCCGTCATGTGACACCCAAACGCATTTCTACGGAAGCCCATGAATAGTTTGACAATAATAAAACAGAgtttattcaacaacaaaaaagttaataaataaataagggTTGGTATGCAATgtggtttgtttttgtttattttgatcaTTAAGCATACTGTATACAATCTGAAAATGATAGGGGAGATCTTTTCGGGGCGTTGCCACCAAAGTAGAGCCCCACACCGACACATAAAATCAAATTTCGCAATACATAATATTTACGAgatgtaacatacatttttcccaACTCCATTCCCCATGGTACAATGATAAATCAtagttttgaaaacatacttCCATTCTGAGTCGATCTTTGGCCCAAAAACTATTCTAACAGCCATTAACCAGATAAAGTATCAAACCTTTTAAAAATCAACTAAACCATTTCAGTTTCGTTCATGAAACCTATCAATGTGTTACAATGGTAAATTAAGACTTCTACTTCCTTTATTGATAAGCATTGATAAGCATTTAAATAACATTTAACTGGTTTTCCTTAAAGTATtatgtatatacatacagtatatccaatGAACAAACATCAAATTGTCATCCAGAGCTCAATATGGTCGGGGGTGCCGGAACAGAATTAAAAATAATttatacactgcaaattgaccacaactaagccccaaaaagattgtatttgaaaatagcaATAATTTCagaccttgattacattgagacacaatCACATCTTTTTTTACTCATGGGAATActtgaacagatttcctaaatgaaacacattttttgctgaattcctggtggtttaagtatttttttctccaaaaactaaaatccccccaaaatattaAATACTTGTAGGCCAGTACCTGTTGCCAACCCCTGCTGTACAATCTATACACACACTGAGTAATAAGCTCTATCACCACATCATCAAACATTACTTTTGTATGTATTTTaagaaaaacaaattatttttctAGAGGGAGGAGCAGTTATTCCATTTCTCcctctgtcctttctctcctctcctctcctctcctccagcacaCATTCACTCTCACATATATAAAAGCGGCAGTATCTTCTAGACTGCCTGTATCTTTTTTCATGTGCGAAGCCTAATGAAAGGGACAGACACTGTTGAAAGGATAATGTGTAATCGAAAGTTCAGCATTAGAGTCATTACTAGTGGATTTCAAGTCTGGTGGTTTTCCACAATGTTCACGGGGTTAATGACTTTCTCTTTATATGTTGCCATCATTTTCTTGATCTCAGCAATAGCCTTTCCTGGGTTGAGTCCCTGTGgaattaaaacaaaataaaaggTAAATAAAGATAGCAAGATGAGTAACATGACAGAAAGGGATCGGTGATAACTACTTTTAAGCTGCATGAGTTGTATAAATGGTCTGAAGTCCACTGTGCTGAACTCTACACTAGTCTTATTACTGTATTTAGAAATGGTGGTTTGGTTTAGCAAAGGAAGACTAAACCAGATGCAGTCTATTCAAATGTTGAGTACCTTGGGGCATGTCTTAGTGCAGTTCATGATTGTGTGACagcggtagagagagaaggggtccTGGAGCTTCGACAGTCGTTCCTCTGTGAACTCATCACGTGAATCAATCATCCAACGATAGGCCTGTTGAGGAGGGAAACACATTAATCAGATTAATTTACTTCATACAGCAATATCATAAAATGCTAATCTCTGAGATGGAGGTGCCAGACAAACTAATTAGGTGAATCAATCATCCAATTATATGCCTGTTGAAAATGCATTCACACGTCAGCTTTACTTTGTTTTCAGACATCGGTTCTCCCTGTCAAAAAAGCAAAAGCATAAAAAAAGATTAATATATTGACTTAAAAACCGAAAGCATACCTGCATGAGGACAGCAGGGCCCAGATACTTATCTCCATTCCACCAGTAACTAGGGCAGCTGGTGCTACAGCAGGCACAGAGAATGCACTCATACAGACCGTCCTGGGAGAGGAGGACAATTAGAGATCAGATTGATTTTGTAATGAAAACTCCTTGCGCTCTAACAATATAACAAATGTTCAAATATACAAAGTGGTAAGTTGAAATGCCAGAAAGGTGTGGCAAAGTGTGGTTCACGTGTATAAAATTATTTCCTTCGCAAGGGCGATACAAGGTCTCAATGCAGCAAATTACATTGGTTCAACTGACTAGATCACTTCAACCCTACAAAATACTACATTGTCCCTTTCTGATATCTTaatgaaatgaatgaatgaatgtactTGTGTTTCAGACTAGACATGGAAATTGCATATGATGCATTGATAGTAGAGCTACTGAAATCTGCTTCCACTGGCCAGGGGATGAAATATGTACCAGCTTTTGCCTGTCTTCCACAGTCTGGTGGTACTGCTCCTTGCCCTCCTGAGACTCATCTTTCTTCTTCAGGAAGGGCTCGATGGACTTGTACTGGGCATAGAAATTACTCATGTCCTGTAGAGGCACACACAATACATGTACACCCTTAGTCAACAAAATATAGGCTACCACATGGTGACTAAACATTGCATTGTTTTATTCAGTGTTTGTCTTTtagatttgttattttttaatgCAGCTATTATAATCAGTATTCATTTACTTCTAAATGTAACCATAATACTCACCGGCACCAGATCTTTGACAACGTACATGTGTGGGAGTGGGTAAATTTTGATCGGTTTGCTTGTATTGCTGTCTATTTTGTTTAAGCAGGCCAGTGTGTTGCCTCCGTTGATGTTCATGGCACATGAGCCGCAGATACCTAAAGCAAGATGCATGTATATCACACCACTGAAAAGGACAACTCCACACCAAGGCTCATTTCATATTTCATGACGCTCTATCATTGTAGAATAGGATACACTGTATCTATAGGTCTATATTTTATGATTTCTACTTTCTACCCATAATGATGGCACCCActtttctctccactctgcaAATTGCTCTTCATGCCTTACCCTCTCTGCAGGAGCGTCTGAATGTGAGCGTGGGGTCCATCTCATTCTTGATTTTAATGAGGGCATCCAAAACCATGGGGCCACAGCTGTAATAGTAGGGAGAAGGATTTGTTAACAATGCAGATATTAATCAATGAGAGCAATTCCATCAATGCAGACTACACGCTGACATTGATAGGTTTTAAACAAGTGAAGACCTATACTGTCGTTGTACTTACTTGTTGAGGTCAATTTCGTATGTCTGCATGCGTGGCTTATCCCCCATTGTGTCTGGGTCCCAGCGGTAGATCTGGAACTTCTTGATCCTGGGCTCAGATGCCGGGGCGGCTGCAGTCTGTGCATAGCGCACCATCTGGAGACAAGACATAGACAACATGTATCAATGTAGGAGGAATTACATTTTAAATTAGGCTTACATTATTGTTTTTGGTGTTAAATGCCGGTTTAAGTATCTAatactactccctatatatagccatgttatttgagcatgttatttttatttgttattcactatttacattttttaatcttatctttaactctgcattgttggaaaaggtcctgtaagcatttcactgttagtctacagctgttgtcTACGAAGTatctgacaaatacattttgatttgattcataCAGCTGTTTATGGGCTTTGCTTTGATATCAATAGATAGGCAAGACATGGGGTGAGTGAAAGTATACTACACCAGATTTACACAATAGAGCAActgaaattaaaatggatttcagtCGGAAATAAAAATATCTATGTCAAAAAGACACAGAGCTGTATATTCATATGGGGGTTTTACGCTAAAGGGAAACATCTACTTTCATAACAAGGTAGACATTTCTCTCTAGCGGTAGGACATATGTACTGCTCTGAGTTGTTATATCACCCTCAATTTCAAGTTTCATAACTAACATTTTGGCCACAATACATTCGATATGGATAAATAAACCTTGAATTAAGAGTCAcgctattattatttttttataaataaattatGAAAGAAAATACAATTTAACGGATTATATGAAAGAAATCTCTAATATGAAACACAATTTGCGCAACAGTCCTTCACAAAAGATACATAGGCCTATAGACCTAACTGAAACATGCTCTATTTCAAAATCGATTAGGCAAATAATGAATATTTCGTAACtgaatatattattatttagactTTAACAAAGTTACTCAAATTAAAGAATAGCTTCTCTTTGATTTTGCTACTGTGCTTTACTCTGATGtaaggtaaacctccaattgacaaCAGTTTGAGTTTTCTTTTCACAGGAACTGTCTAGTAAGCCATATGAACAACAGCCTACTATTTGAAGCCATGCTATAAACCAGACATGGACCTATTGACAGCTAGTAAAAACACATTGCATTGCCAGGCAGGCAGGTGGTCTACGACTACCCTATTGATAGGGGTCTACCTATCCCAGTCATAGGTCTTTTCTTTCCATTCCCCAACTTCATTATTATTCTCCTTTAAAAAAGCACACTCCTTTACTTACCACCATCGCCCCAGTGTTCCGTAATGCCATGGCGTTTCGGGCTAAAGAGGTGCACACGACCGACATGCTTATATTTTCAGTTTGAATATTCTAACCGATACAGCGCGGTGCCGGTTCCAGCTTATGTATCTTGTCGCTGTCCCGCCCCAGGCATGACGTCAGTTTATGTCACGACTCAGGAGTAGCCTACTTACTGAAAGCTATGGGTGCGCTGCAGGCTATTATGTCAGAGACTATTTTACAACTCTCATGGCTTAGACGGGGGTCGgttatatacagtgagctccaaaagtattgggacagcgacacattttgttgttgttttggctctgtactccagcactttaaatttgaaatgatacaatgactgtgaggttaaagtgcagactgtcagctttaatatgagggtattttcatccatatcgggtgaatcatttaaaaaaaactcagGGACACAACTTTCACTGTGGACATTCTGAAATTGTATGTTTTAGCAATTGGAGTGTGAAACAAAACGACACaatgtgtgctttaggaccatgcggaagCCTCAGagtgggtaggctgtttggagtgttgtcATCCCCCTTCCCcactaaaaccaaagttgcacccctgtaGAAATTACATGACTTTTTGCACATAGTTCCCCCCCCCGCCATTTATcatgacaaattcacttatatgtgtattaaagtagtcaaaagtttggtaTTTGggcccatattcctagcatgtaatgattacatcaagcttgtgactgcaatcttgttggatgcatttgttgtttattttggttgtgtttcagattatttgtgCCCAGTAAAAATGAAATGGTAaatcatgtattgtgtcattctggagtcacttttattgtaaataaaaaaaatagaatatGTTTATAAACACTTAAACATTGATTACTgatagttccccccccccccccccaagacatGATAACCTCCAAagttgtaatggtgagaggttatcatgtcttgggggtatgatatttgtgcatctgtaacttccTATAATTTCTAAACTGTTCAAATTAAAAagatgacagtctgcactttaacctcatagtcattgtataatttcaaatccaaggTGCTGAAGAACAGTGCCAAAAAAactaaaaatgtgtctgtcctaatacctttggagctcactgtagaaGGTTATTATTGTCAGATATAATTGAGGGAAGTGTATGTATTGCTAGCTGCATTCATTGTCAAATTTGAAATCACATAATCTAATCAAGGATAGTGAAAATCTCTTGCATTGGTAACTTTGTTGCACTCTTGTGTTGTGCTTTAAGCATATAGCCTACACATGCATATAAAATGTATACCAATGCAATTCtaagaccactgcgccactcgggaggcccaaggcacgcttaaccagcatggctaccacagcattctgcagcgatatgccatcccatctggtttgcgcttagtgggactatcatttgtttttcaacaggacaatgacccaacacacctccatactgtgtaagggcaatttgatcaagaaggagagtgatggagtgctgcatcagatgacctggccttcacaatcacccgacctcaacccaattgagatggtttgggatgagtttgaccacagagtgaaggaaaagcagccaacaaatgctcagcatatgtgggaaatccttcaagactgttggaaaagcattcaaagggaagctggttgagagaaagccaagtgTACGCAAAGCTGtcagcaaggcaaagggtggctactttgaagaatctgaaatataaaatatattttgatttgtttaacacttctttggttactacaagattatatgtgctatttcatagtttatgtcttcactattattctacaatgtagaaaatagtaaaaataaagaaaaccccttgaatgaggagatgtgtctaaacttttgactggtactgtacatattcagGTTATCGTGGATGTTTAACGAGTCTGCGATTATGGACATCCTAAAATCTATATATCCCCTAATTCTTATTTCTTGTATTATATTGGTCACCACCATCACTTCATGTGTGTTGCTTTGCTCAGACAATTTCATAATCTCTCCTCAAGAAGGTAGACCTATTCCACTTCCCCAGCCTAATGTGCCTAAATGCTTGACCATGTAATATGTGCCTTATTATACTATGTACACTGGGATGAACGTAGTTGTATTACATGCGGTTGCAAAACAACCATCTATCCATCTCCTTGCATGGGCATGCTGTGCCCAAACCCCATGGCATACCATTTTGTCAACAGAGCATACTTAAAGGATACCCATTACACTCTGGCTGGTCTGGAGAGATCCATTGCCACACATCACCAGAGATAAGCATAGTGAACAGTGTGTATGTCATGGTTCCTCCTGGCACCATATTTCATGACTGTGTCCCTGTTAAAATAAGTGTGCTTTCTGTGGTCCTtagcagaagcttgaattgtttactgTGTGCGTTCATTTCCTGAGTGACTTTGAGACTTAGTGTTTGCTgttttttcaagtgtactgtgatcctgcggcACTAACTCTGCTATCGTTCGTTGAACAAAGCTTATGGGAAAATGTAGTTTTTGGATAAACGCTGAatataaggtctgtggtaaacacaggtttCGGaaatcttatacgttttgttctatgataATCTAAAAATCAACTGAATTTAAGGATATGTAATCACGCACAAAGATtttataattcataaaggtcatgttaactgactgatatcgCATAAAACAAAACGTATAACATGTCATAAGCCTGTGTTAATTCCCAAACCTATTCTTTCTCCATTCATTTTGCCCATATGAATGGCTGAATGAACTAGAGGTAAATAATTTCATTGTTTTAGGACTTCAAGCTTGCGAGCGCTATAACACACTTATCTCAATGATGAAACTAGTTCCAAAGGCTTGTTCATGTATCTGAAGTTATATACAGCCTAGATCTTTATCAGACTTGAGAGCACTGGATATTAGGTTTCTTTATGATGTATACACACAATTATACAATCTAAGGCTGTTAAGAGTTTAGGAGAGGAGTGGGTAATCTTACCCTCTGTGCACTTGCAGAGAGATACCTCATACTAATCACCAAATCAGAGTTTCAATCAAGGGTTGGATTAGTAGAACCCGGTGTGTTACTGATAGGCTGGAGCAAAAGTGATTAAATAATGTGGGTAACAACTTGCATCTTATAAGATGTTTTACAAGTATGCCTACTGTCTAGCCTACACACTGGAAAGTGTAGTCAAGGCTTAGACTATTTTCTCGGATACAAGTTCAGAAATTAGTCTCTAGAAATGAGTGGAGTGGGTGGCTATCATGTACCTGTCAATGTCCTTGTGTGGTATATAGGCCTATGAGTGTAccatttctatttttctttcaatGGTTGTTTATGTTATGTGCTCTGAGTTCTATATGCTTCCTGCTTTTTACTAGGTATCCTTTTGCAGTTGCGCGATTTCGTTAATCTACACATGAAGTGATATGCACAATGTTACCTTTTGTTtacaagtggcgcagtggtctaaggcactgcatcacagtgctaaaggcgtcactacagaccctggttcgatcccgggttgTATCACAATCGGCTGTGatggggagtcccatagggcggcgcacaattggcccagcgtcgtctgggttaggggagggtttggccggggtagtccatcattgtaaataagaat encodes:
- the LOC115168215 gene encoding succinate dehydrogenase [ubiquinone] iron-sulfur subunit, mitochondrial encodes the protein MSVVCTSLARNAMALRNTGAMVMVRYAQTAAAPASEPRIKKFQIYRWDPDTMGDKPRMQTYEIDLNNCGPMVLDALIKIKNEMDPTLTFRRSCREGICGSCAMNINGGNTLACLNKIDSNTSKPIKIYPLPHMYVVKDLVPDMSNFYAQYKSIEPFLKKKDESQEGKEQYHQTVEDRQKLDGLYECILCACCSTSCPSYWWNGDKYLGPAVLMQAYRWMIDSRDEFTEERLSKLQDPFSLYRCHTIMNCTKTCPKGLNPGKAIAEIKKMMATYKEKVINPVNIVENHQT